The Malus sylvestris chromosome 8, drMalSylv7.2, whole genome shotgun sequence genomic interval atataaaaaactaaataaagttttcaaaatttgaccTAGAATTTtcgcttttggttttcaattttaattttttttaaaacaactgaaaactaaaaatagttacaaaaagaaattttcagtttttaatttacaaaaaagtaaaaactgaaaactctaTACTAtagactaaaaattaaaaagtgaaaTCGAAATGGGCTctcaacaaaattgaaaaaagacTGGGCTGAATTACTGAATTCAAAGCAGGGCTTATTAACGTTACGAGGCCCAATGGatctatataaatatttttcgttttttttttaacaaacgatattatttatatggACCTAATTTTACAGTAagctaataataatgtggttcaaatttgttttcgcaagaatcgaacctaaaacttctcacttacagATGAAGACCACTAAACCGTAGTCCTGATAGgcttgttattttattttatatttgaagaaaaaagaaagaaagcaatgaaaagctgtacataaaataaatacaaaaagcAAAGAAATGAACGAGAGTGGGAGACTAACGTTTAATTCAAGATAAAGAAAGAAAGGTAATCGCAAGACGGCGGCGGCGACGTGGCGGTCAATAAACGGAAAATAACAGACAAATCAGCCTCCAGATCAAGTCTCGAAGCACAACTCTAAAAAATCGAGACTACCTACAGCTGAGCTCCGACCAACCGTCGATGGATGCAATCCGGAAGCTCAGAGATCAGGTCGCCAAGCAACAGCTGGTTCTCCCTCTCATTTGATTCCGAATTTGTATTTCTGTATGGATTTTGATATGAACATAATCTGCGTTGATTGCGAGATGCTGAGATTGCTTAATGAAATAATGTTTATATAATTGTTCGAGTTGAATTGGATCGATTCGAATTCAAATAGAATTTCACTATTTCTGAGCTGTTTGGGGATGTGTTGGAGTGCAATGTTGATgaatttctgaaattttgagCTAGGTGGTGCTAATTACTTATCCATTTTTGATGTAATTGGATGCTTAATTTTTACATTTTCGGAAAACTTGAAGCGAAAATGGCATATAATTCAACGTTCCATGCTTCATTAATGCATATGAGTTAGTCGAAGCTTTATCGAGTttgcttttgattattttgtgaaCACCGTCAGGCTGTGTTCAAACAATTTTCTGGTGGCATATACGGGGGATCGGATAATGTTGCCTCGGATGAAAATGAATTTCAACAGCATCAGAAACTCGAGAAGCTGTACATATCAACTCGTGCTGCCAAGGTTGCTACGCTTATTTTTGTCTGTGCTTTAAACGAGCATCACGTTAGTTGTGTTACCTATCgttttttgcttcttctttaACAGCATTACCAAAAGGAAATTGTCCGCGGAGTGGAAGGTTACATTGTGGCCGGTTCAAAGCACGTTGAAATAGGTATGTTGCTTGAAATGCGTTGTCTTTTCTTGGGAGTTTGGATATGAATTCATGTTGGTTTTATCAGTTGGCATACATAATACTTTTTCAACAGGTACCAAGCTATCAGAAGATAGCAGGAAATATGGTTCTGAAAAGACTTGCACCAGTGGTAACACATTGTCGAGAGCTGCGCTGAGTTTTGGAAGAGCTCGGGCCCAAATGGAAAAAGAGTGCGGAGTTCTACTTAAAGCCCTTGGCACACAGGTTTAAGTCAAATTATTACTAACAGAGGCTATTAAGTAAAAATCAAATATTGCCAGGGCCGGCTTCGTACAAATGGAATTTCAACTGACTAATTTTCGTGTGCATTTGATCATTTCGAAAGAAATTTACAGCAAAAATTGTTTTCATTTCCATGTCGTGGTTCAAGAATTGGACTACTTTTTGTGTTTCTATGCATCGTATGACAAACTGGCTCACCATTTCTTTCTATAGGTATGCATAATAACTCTTTGTGTGCTTATCAATTTGCCTGTGTAGGTTGCATAGCCTTTATAGTGGGAGCGCCCATGGAGGATGCTCGACATCTTGCTCAACGTTATGCTAGAATGCGGCAAGAAGCTGAAGCTCAGGTATATGCAGTTTCTTCTGTTTCCTACCAATTTTATTCTACAGTGATTTTATATCCAAAACAAGCATTGACTTGGCTGTCCATCCATCAATAACAGGTCCACATCTCAACCCAAATATAATGACGTCAAAGGAGAGgggaaaatgagaaggaaactCTGGAGGGTAGAGGGaaggaaaaggagaaaaggagaAAGGGAGAAGGGAAAATTAGAACGGGAAGGAGGAAAATGAGAGGAAATTTCGGAGAATAGAGAAAAGgagaagggaaaagaagaaaagcagaaaagaagGGAAAAGGGGAAGGAAGCTTAGGAGGCTAGAGAAAAAGAGGGAAatgcataaaaataaaaaaataaaaaaggaaagtcGCCTTCATCATTATGTCTACTAACGGAAAGGAGCAACCACAttgtaaattatattttgtataaTGAGAAACCAGTATTCCTACCCCGAGGGTATAGACACAACTTGCTGAATCTCGTTACTATACAGCAAGTTTATAATTGCACAATAATTCGATCAATCATCTTAAGTTCAACCATACATGTAACAAGATTTAAGTTTTTCCAAACTTTCCTTATGAAGGTAACTGAACATTACAAGTGCCACGTTATTATGCGGTTCTatcaagttttaatttttgtccCATAACCACGTTACAAGTGCCACgttatttattttatcctttattttatctttattattaaaatttaaaattttctaattttttttattaatttttttttataaaatcacACGTAAAACAagaagtaatcttttctttttcttttcatctcTGCCACTAGCGGCCGACCATGACTTGAAGAAACGCTTTTGGGTGGGTCAATGTATGGGAACGACCCATTTTATATGTTACATGGTTGTGCAATTAAAAGTGCATTTTATCATAAAAATGTGAGCAACGATCAATATAATTGTTATTTATagaatcacacaaaacacaagaaggaatcttttctttttctttttcatctcTGCCACTACCAGCCGACCATGACTTAAAAGAAACGCTTTTTGGTTCAATGGATGGAACGACCTATTTtataataagaaaaattaattaataaaatttaaaaattgtaagttttaatgataaaaaaatattgtaaataaatagtacataattgattttttttagtaaaattataattttttattaaaatttcgtTCAAATCCCCtttataatattgtttgtaaaTTTTTCTGGAAGTAGATGGAAATGACCCAATTACATATTTCCCCTGCTCACAGACATTTTCATTGCACCTAAAAAACCagttttttgttagaaaatcgATCCACATCAATGGCTCTTGTGAGAACATCTCCAGGAACCTCCTCTGATTCCAACACTTTTCGGAGTTATCGCTACGACGTGTTCTTGAGCTTCAGAGGCGAAGATACTCGCAAGACTTTTACCGACCACCTCTACACAGCCTTGAACAACGCAGGATTTCTTACGTTCCGAGACGACGATGAACTTGAGAGAGGAGAAGATATAAAGCCAGGACTGCAGAAAGCGATCCAGCAGTCACGAACTTCTGTTGTCGTGTTTTCGAAAGATTACGCTTCATCCAGTTGGTGTCTTGATGAGCTTGTGCTGATCCTTGAACGCAAGAGGACCACCTCGGACCATGTAGTTTTACCAGTCTTCTACGATGTCGATCCGTCCCACGTGAGGAAGCAGACAGGAAGTGTTGGAAAAGCATTTGCTAGAAGCCAGAAAAATCAGTCGCCGGAAAAGGTGCAGGGATGGAGGAAGGCACTTGCAGAGATTGCAGACCTAGCAGGCATGGTCTTACAAAATCAAGCTGATGGGTAACTTTCATTATCTCCATTTCTCATCTCTTTCCTGGGTGAATTTGATGTATGATCCGTAATGACCTAGATTTTTATATGTTTATTAATTCAATCTCAGTAGTGAATAATAATCTCAATATAGGTCAACTTAAAGAAATCACACTCAACTCAACTTAAGGATTAGTCATTTTCCATGTTAATCTACTGGTTTCCAGTTGCTTAAATTTTTTTGAAAGCTGGTGTGGAAAAAGGTTAGGATGTGATCTGTGATGTATCTGTCTATAGTTCGTGTAAATTATGCGctgtattcctttttttttttcaatttaattttgtcagcagtcctctttttttttttcttatttaaaaaGGCAATCAACATATGTTTTAATTATCTAATTTCCCcaattcatttttcattttgtttgcaaattcTTAGGTACGAGTCAAAGTTTATCAAAAAAATTGTTGAAGTGATAGGAGACAAGTTAAGTCGTACGTCGTTGAGTGTTGAACCAAAATTGATTGGAATTCAATCTCAAGCCGAACGCATCAATTTGTGGTTACAAGATGGATCAAGTCATGTTGGTATATTTGTTGTGTATGGCATGTCTGGAATAGGGAAGACAACCATTGC includes:
- the LOC126633539 gene encoding SH3 domain-containing protein 2-like, which encodes MDAIRKLRDQVAKQQLAVFKQFSGGIYGGSDNVASDENEFQQHQKLEKLYISTRAAKHYQKEIVRGVEGYIVAGSKHVEIGTKLSEDSRKYGSEKTCTSGNTLSRAALSFGRARAQMEKECGVLLKALGTQVA